A window of Lentibacillus sp. Marseille-P4043 contains these coding sequences:
- a CDS encoding phage portal protein, with amino-acid sequence MNIIDKTISFVSPNRALKRMESRNKINLLNQGYGDHGASTRKKSMLGWFARSGSVLEDIERNIPKLRERSRDLYMGAPLATGALKTIRTNVVGSGLKLNSQIDYEYLGMTLEEADAWETKVEREFNLWADSVHCDAQRMNNFYELQQLAFLGQLMSGDSFALLPVIPRPNLPYDIRVQIIEADRVCTPDKKMFNPNNKIINGVEVNYRGEIVAYHIAQHHPNSISMKRNEWSRVRKFGANTGRPNIIHLMESERPEQRRGVPILAPVIESLKQLARYSEAELMAAVVSGMYTVFIKSENPQNEQPGQYFDDYDDQIEEDDTNYELGNGSIVALGENESIQDSNPGRPNQAFDGFVTAICRQIGSALEVPYELLLKHFTASYSASRAALLEAWKMFRMRRSWLSSDFCQPIYEEFLAEAVAKGRIDAPGFFTDPVARKAYCMAEWNGPSQGQIDPLKEVKAAAQRVNEGFSTRTRETVELGNGDFFRNTRLRTVEERLRQEGGLIQNETNPEVEHEPGGGEEE; translated from the coding sequence ATGAACATTATTGATAAGACAATTTCCTTCGTGTCTCCTAATAGGGCGTTGAAGCGCATGGAATCACGAAATAAAATAAACCTACTCAATCAAGGTTATGGAGATCACGGAGCGAGCACGAGAAAAAAGAGTATGCTAGGGTGGTTTGCTAGATCCGGATCCGTACTAGAAGATATCGAGCGTAATATTCCTAAGCTAAGGGAGCGTTCGAGGGATTTATACATGGGAGCCCCTCTTGCTACTGGTGCTTTAAAAACCATACGGACAAATGTGGTCGGCAGTGGACTAAAGCTTAACTCTCAAATTGATTATGAATATTTGGGCATGACCTTAGAAGAAGCTGATGCTTGGGAAACGAAAGTGGAAAGAGAATTCAATTTATGGGCGGATTCCGTTCACTGTGATGCGCAACGTATGAATAACTTCTATGAATTGCAGCAATTAGCTTTTTTAGGGCAACTAATGTCAGGCGACAGCTTTGCTCTATTGCCTGTCATCCCAAGACCTAATCTACCATATGACATTCGGGTGCAAATCATTGAGGCTGATAGAGTTTGCACACCGGATAAAAAGATGTTTAACCCAAACAATAAAATAATTAACGGTGTTGAAGTCAATTATCGTGGTGAAATTGTGGCATATCACATAGCCCAACATCACCCGAACTCAATTTCGATGAAAAGGAACGAATGGTCCAGGGTGAGAAAGTTTGGTGCAAATACTGGTAGACCCAACATCATTCATTTAATGGAATCAGAAAGACCGGAGCAAAGGCGAGGAGTGCCAATTCTTGCGCCTGTGATTGAGAGCCTAAAACAACTTGCTCGTTATTCAGAGGCTGAACTTATGGCGGCGGTAGTGTCCGGTATGTATACGGTATTTATTAAATCAGAAAATCCTCAGAACGAACAACCGGGGCAGTACTTTGATGATTATGATGATCAAATAGAGGAAGACGACACGAATTATGAACTCGGCAATGGTTCTATAGTTGCTCTTGGAGAAAACGAGAGTATACAAGATTCCAATCCGGGTAGACCGAATCAAGCATTTGATGGATTTGTCACGGCCATATGTAGACAGATAGGGTCTGCTCTTGAAGTGCCTTATGAACTGTTGTTAAAACATTTCACAGCCTCCTATTCGGCAAGCCGTGCAGCACTTCTTGAAGCTTGGAAAATGTTTAGGATGAGACGATCTTGGTTGTCTAGTGATTTTTGCCAACCAATCTACGAAGAATTCTTAGCTGAAGCTGTTGCGAAAGGGCGAATCGATGCACCCGGATTTTTCACGGATCCGGTAGCACGAAAAGCATATTGTATGGCTGAGTGGAACGGACCATCTCAGGGTCAAATTGATCCGTTAAAAGAAGTGAAGGCGGCTGCACAACGCGTGAACGAAGGATTTAGCACGCGTACGAGAGAAACGGTCGAACTGGGTAATGGTGACTTTTTCAGAAACACTCGTCTTAGAACTGTTGAAGAAAGGCTAAGGCAAGAGGGTGGGCTGATCCAAAATGAAACTAACCCGGAAGTAGAACATGAACCGGGAGGAGGTGAAGAAGAATGA
- a CDS encoding helix-turn-helix domain-containing protein yields the protein MEFGPVLRRMRRVADISQEEMAEKLHISRSNISRLENDKLDLKAADLIKWCNITNNPDVMMAFIYGTDVVTSLISTGASQLITGAILFLGGLL from the coding sequence TTGGAATTTGGTCCAGTCTTACGCCGTATGCGAAGGGTTGCTGATATTAGTCAGGAAGAAATGGCAGAAAAGCTGCACATATCAAGGAGCAATATATCGCGACTAGAAAATGACAAGCTTGATTTAAAAGCAGCTGATTTAATTAAATGGTGCAACATTACAAATAATCCAGATGTTATGATGGCATTCATTTACGGGACAGATGTAGTTACATCATTAATAAGTACAGGAGCATCGCAATTAATTACAGGAGCAATTTTATTTTTAGGAGGGCTTCTATGA
- a CDS encoding ArpU family phage packaging/lysis transcriptional regulator has product MQMSFMLPEIDREATKKEVESSLEKYQMYLLMDPEELQPKITQSFNLAPAAPNNQFHSSTEEIALKKVDQERKRKEYLLKIQKAVNRLSFKERSIIINRYLKDDDVYDYEVYNELGYSETNYYRIKSRAFYKLAFILRIEIYKEVKQDELCGTDSRS; this is encoded by the coding sequence ATGCAAATGTCATTCATGTTACCGGAAATCGATAGGGAAGCAACAAAAAAAGAAGTTGAGTCATCTTTAGAGAAATATCAGATGTATTTATTAATGGATCCGGAAGAATTGCAACCTAAAATAACTCAATCGTTCAACCTTGCGCCCGCAGCACCAAATAATCAATTCCATTCATCTACGGAAGAAATTGCGTTAAAAAAGGTTGACCAGGAGAGAAAGCGCAAGGAGTACTTATTGAAGATCCAGAAGGCTGTAAATCGTTTATCTTTTAAAGAACGTTCAATCATCATCAATCGGTATTTGAAGGATGATGATGTCTATGATTATGAGGTATATAATGAGCTTGGTTATAGCGAAACTAATTACTATCGTATTAAATCGCGCGCATTTTATAAATTGGCATTCATACTACGAATTGAGATTTATAAGGAGGTGAAGCAAGATGAACTTTGTGGAACCGATTCGAGATCCTGA
- a CDS encoding DUF6148 family protein has product MNELERAKKHLESWLDAELAVSTGQSYRIGTRQLTRARISDIRKQITFWKREVNRLQGKGSRKVFRAVPRDF; this is encoded by the coding sequence ATGAATGAGCTGGAAAGAGCGAAAAAACATTTAGAATCGTGGTTGGATGCGGAATTAGCAGTCTCAACGGGTCAATCTTACCGAATAGGTACTAGGCAGTTAACAAGAGCGAGGATTTCAGATATCCGTAAACAAATAACTTTTTGGAAACGTGAAGTGAATCGGCTACAAGGCAAGGGAAGTAGAAAGGTGTTTCGTGCTGTTCCGAGAGATTTTTGA
- a CDS encoding tyrosine-type recombinase/integrase, translating into MNFVEPIRDPDKIDKIKEYLKSRNKRNYIMFLLGITTGLRISDILKLTKEDILKSHIDIKETKTTKRKRVKIPGYIKRELTSYAKTLDEGDYVIQSRQGCNKAIDRSTAYRILREAAEYVNLTEIGTHTLRKTFGYHFYKQTNNIGMLQELFNHSDQQTTKRYIGINQDDLDQAMDKYRI; encoded by the coding sequence ATGAACTTTGTGGAACCGATTCGAGATCCTGATAAGATAGATAAAATAAAAGAATACTTGAAAAGCAGGAATAAAAGAAATTATATTATGTTCCTGCTTGGTATTACAACAGGATTACGTATATCCGATATTTTAAAGCTTACAAAGGAAGATATATTGAAATCCCACATTGATATCAAAGAAACGAAGACAACCAAAAGAAAGCGAGTCAAGATACCAGGGTACATCAAGCGAGAGTTAACTTCTTATGCAAAGACATTAGATGAAGGAGATTACGTCATACAAAGCCGACAAGGGTGCAATAAGGCAATTGACCGTTCCACTGCTTACAGAATACTTCGAGAGGCGGCTGAATATGTCAATTTAACCGAGATAGGGACACATACATTAAGGAAAACATTTGGCTATCATTTTTATAAGCAAACAAACAACATTGGTATGTTGCAGGAGTTATTTAATCACAGTGACCAGCAAACAACGAAACGATACATCGGCATCAACCAGGATGATTTAGATCAAGCAATGGATAAATACAGGATTTAA
- the dnaB gene encoding replicative DNA helicase produces the protein MDTNLEAEYGLLGCILKKGELIKELTIQGKHFSNTSNQILFKALREIEQKGEPIDMVTVVMTLGNKLSNIGGKPYLSKLMNSVASLEPFKTYEKYIIDSWKIREARKIQEREIFNLDDLSKIMSQYSELELENNDDDYNHAESLKRLYENIEKQDKGLSGLDTGFIDLNRMLDGFQNGDLIISAARPSVGKTAKMLNHAVAHCENEGLTAIFSLEMGEESLNKRMISAIGRIDGHKMRNPNQFFDSNDWDKFSKALGELSNMNLHIYDKSGQTVQYIRSKVRKLRRMYPNKPILVLIDYLQLIRSGKKYESKNIEVGEITRSLKELAKDMKIPVYLLSQLSRGVENRQDKRPLMSDIRDSGSIEQDADVIEFLYRDDYYNGESEKRNIIEVIVAKQRNGKVGTVELAFKKEYNLFVNLDHRYES, from the coding sequence TTGGACACAAACCTTGAGGCAGAATACGGATTGCTAGGATGCATATTGAAAAAAGGCGAGCTTATTAAAGAACTCACCATACAGGGAAAGCATTTTTCCAATACGTCTAATCAAATTTTGTTCAAGGCCTTAAGAGAGATTGAACAAAAAGGTGAACCGATTGACATGGTAACGGTTGTTATGACTTTGGGAAATAAATTGTCAAATATAGGTGGGAAACCTTACCTATCAAAGTTGATGAACAGTGTCGCTAGCCTGGAGCCTTTTAAAACTTATGAGAAATATATTATCGATTCCTGGAAAATCCGTGAAGCAAGGAAAATACAGGAAAGGGAAATATTTAATTTGGACGACTTATCTAAGATTATGAGTCAGTATTCTGAATTAGAACTAGAAAATAACGATGATGACTACAATCATGCAGAATCTTTAAAAAGGCTCTATGAAAATATTGAAAAGCAAGACAAAGGGCTTAGCGGCCTTGATACAGGATTTATCGATCTGAATAGAATGCTGGATGGGTTCCAAAATGGTGATCTAATCATTTCAGCTGCAAGACCTAGTGTTGGGAAAACAGCCAAAATGTTAAATCATGCTGTTGCGCATTGCGAAAACGAAGGATTAACTGCAATATTTTCGTTAGAAATGGGTGAAGAATCATTAAACAAACGTATGATTTCCGCGATAGGTAGAATCGATGGCCATAAAATGCGAAATCCGAATCAGTTTTTTGACTCAAATGATTGGGACAAATTTTCAAAGGCTTTAGGCGAACTAAGCAACATGAATTTACATATTTACGATAAATCGGGGCAAACAGTTCAATACATTCGTAGCAAAGTTAGAAAACTGAGAAGAATGTACCCCAATAAGCCTATTTTAGTATTAATTGATTATCTGCAACTAATCCGGTCTGGAAAAAAGTACGAGTCCAAAAACATTGAAGTCGGTGAAATAACCCGTAGTTTAAAAGAATTGGCAAAGGACATGAAAATTCCAGTTTATCTACTTTCACAGTTATCAAGGGGAGTTGAAAACAGGCAGGACAAAAGACCTTTGATGTCGGACATACGTGATTCTGGAAGCATTGAACAGGATGCAGATGTGATTGAATTTTTATACCGCGATGATTATTACAATGGCGAAAGTGAAAAAAGAAACATCATTGAGGTCATAGTAGCGAAGCAACGCAATGGCAAAGTTGGAACGGTTGAACTAGCTTTTAAAAAAGAATACAACCTATTTGTTAATTTGGATCATCGTTATGAATCTTAA
- a CDS encoding dUTP diphosphatase, producing the protein MNLEKLIDMQKALDNRIIEEKGLQGKDLVANTFVALQVELAEFANEGRWFKHWSNDREPRTWYPNEKNVCESCKGEPIFFKNGKIVGQCDDCDGCGVHFHNPLLEEFVDGVHFFLSIAIQKKWEDALYIYEEQLDPDEFDGDLTGYFLEMTYFLNGSYMEKNHDKEMIAGFPVNEYYFRLAWITFLNIGINGFGFTLEQIYNAYLDKNKINHARQVNGY; encoded by the coding sequence ATGAATCTAGAAAAATTAATAGACATGCAGAAGGCTTTAGATAATAGAATCATTGAGGAAAAAGGTCTGCAAGGAAAAGATTTAGTTGCAAATACTTTTGTTGCTTTGCAAGTGGAATTAGCTGAATTTGCGAATGAGGGCAGATGGTTTAAACATTGGAGTAATGATAGGGAACCCAGGACGTGGTATCCGAATGAAAAAAATGTATGTGAATCTTGCAAAGGTGAACCGATATTTTTTAAAAATGGAAAGATTGTCGGGCAATGTGATGATTGCGATGGTTGTGGAGTACACTTTCATAACCCGTTATTGGAAGAATTTGTTGATGGAGTGCACTTCTTTTTATCGATTGCGATTCAAAAGAAGTGGGAAGATGCCCTTTATATTTATGAAGAACAACTAGATCCGGATGAATTCGATGGAGATTTAACAGGATATTTTCTAGAAATGACGTACTTTTTAAATGGTTCTTACATGGAGAAAAATCATGATAAAGAAATGATCGCGGGTTTTCCTGTCAACGAATATTATTTTCGATTAGCATGGATCACTTTTCTGAATATCGGGATTAATGGATTTGGCTTCACACTAGAACAAATTTACAATGCCTATCTCGATAAAAATAAAATAAACCATGCGAGGCAAGTAAATGGGTATTGA
- a CDS encoding DUF3954 domain-containing protein, which produces MTDKMKVEVDLHENCLYIVKDGQLTKVQAKEFGQDLIIWKNGQVLDIDRSERTRVNGQEVI; this is translated from the coding sequence ATGACGGACAAAATGAAGGTTGAAGTTGATTTGCACGAGAATTGTTTGTATATCGTAAAAGATGGTCAACTAACAAAGGTACAAGCAAAAGAGTTCGGCCAGGATTTAATTATTTGGAAAAACGGACAGGTATTGGATATTGATCGGAGTGAACGGACTAGGGTAAATGGACAGGAGGTTATTTAA
- a CDS encoding phage terminase large subunit family protein produces the protein MVSVQRRKNDTESLFVGIIKEIVTPPPDLTVSEWADMYRKLSSESSSEPGQWRTSRAPYQKEIMDSVNDSNTEKIIIMSSAQVGKSELLLNTVGYHIDFDPSPIMMLQPTVDLAKSFSKERIAPMLRDSPTLRKKAADDKSRDSGNTVMQKSFTGGYIALVGANAPSGLASRPIRILLADEVDRFPVSAGSEGDPLSLAEKRTNNFPNRKKIFVSTPTIKGASRIEAEFETSTQEHWHLPCPSCREYQPLRWSQIKFDYDDETKEVKSAHHACKYCGTLHDEFEWKAGNGKWVADKPDVKNRGFHLNELVSPWKRWKEIISDFKDAKKKGKESLKVWVNTSLGETWEEQGDGVKSEGLLGRRKEYGCEVPNEVAVLTSGVDVQDNRLEYEIVGWGPGKESWGIEYGVIMGDPGQEFVWKSLDDVILKDYKRQDGNVMKVMSTCVDSGGHHTSSVYDYCKKREYNRVWAIKGVGGTGHSFIKRPNRRDQYGIWLFTIGVDVGKDDIVSRLKAEPTQNGYCHFPIDREKGYDDYYFKGLTAEHRVTRYKNGQPTIKWELKTSSARNEPFDLRNYATAALEILNPNLDAIKEQLENGKPLPVKRRRRKRVLSKGIK, from the coding sequence ATGGTATCCGTACAAAGAAGAAAAAATGATACGGAATCACTTTTTGTTGGGATTATCAAGGAGATTGTTACACCTCCACCTGATCTAACAGTTTCTGAATGGGCTGATATGTATAGAAAGTTATCAAGCGAATCATCTTCTGAACCAGGGCAATGGAGAACAAGCAGAGCTCCTTATCAAAAAGAAATAATGGACAGCGTAAATGACAGTAACACAGAAAAAATAATCATTATGTCCTCGGCTCAGGTGGGAAAAAGTGAATTGTTATTAAATACTGTTGGTTATCATATAGATTTCGATCCATCTCCGATTATGATGCTGCAACCAACTGTTGATTTAGCAAAGTCGTTCTCGAAAGAACGTATTGCACCCATGCTTAGGGATTCACCTACTCTGAGAAAAAAGGCTGCTGATGATAAAAGTCGCGATAGCGGAAACACCGTCATGCAAAAGTCGTTCACCGGTGGTTATATTGCTTTAGTTGGAGCAAACGCACCTTCTGGATTGGCATCAAGACCAATCAGGATATTACTTGCCGATGAAGTTGATCGCTTTCCTGTAAGTGCTGGATCTGAAGGAGATCCTTTATCGCTGGCTGAAAAAAGAACAAATAACTTCCCTAACAGGAAAAAGATCTTTGTTTCTACACCGACAATAAAAGGTGCTAGCCGCATTGAAGCAGAGTTCGAAACCAGTACACAAGAACATTGGCATCTACCATGTCCATCATGCAGAGAGTATCAACCCTTACGTTGGTCACAGATAAAATTTGATTATGACGATGAAACCAAGGAAGTAAAAAGTGCACATCATGCCTGTAAATACTGTGGCACGCTTCATGATGAATTTGAATGGAAAGCCGGAAATGGAAAATGGGTTGCTGATAAGCCTGATGTCAAAAATAGAGGTTTCCATTTAAATGAATTAGTAAGCCCGTGGAAACGTTGGAAGGAAATTATCTCAGATTTTAAAGATGCAAAGAAAAAAGGAAAAGAATCTTTAAAGGTTTGGGTAAACACTTCCCTGGGCGAAACATGGGAAGAACAGGGAGACGGGGTTAAGTCAGAAGGATTGTTGGGTCGGCGTAAGGAATATGGATGTGAGGTGCCAAATGAAGTTGCGGTGCTTACTTCAGGTGTTGACGTACAGGATAATCGTTTGGAATACGAAATAGTTGGATGGGGCCCTGGCAAAGAATCGTGGGGGATTGAATACGGAGTGATCATGGGTGATCCGGGTCAAGAGTTTGTTTGGAAATCATTAGATGACGTCATACTCAAAGATTACAAAAGACAAGATGGAAATGTTATGAAAGTAATGAGTACTTGCGTTGACTCCGGTGGCCATCACACATCAAGTGTCTATGATTACTGTAAAAAAAGAGAATATAATCGAGTGTGGGCTATCAAAGGTGTCGGTGGTACTGGTCATAGCTTTATCAAGAGACCTAATCGCCGTGATCAATATGGTATCTGGTTATTCACTATTGGTGTAGATGTCGGGAAAGATGATATTGTTTCCAGGTTAAAAGCAGAACCTACTCAAAATGGTTATTGTCATTTTCCTATTGATCGCGAGAAAGGCTATGACGATTATTATTTTAAAGGTCTCACAGCTGAACATCGTGTGACCCGTTATAAAAACGGTCAACCAACAATCAAATGGGAATTAAAAACATCGTCTGCAAGAAATGAACCATTTGATTTGCGGAACTATGCTACTGCAGCATTGGAGATTTTGAATCCTAATTTAGATGCAATCAAGGAACAATTGGAAAACGGAAAACCCTTACCTGTAAAAAGAAGAAGACGAAAACGAGTGTTATCAAAAGGGATTAAGTGA
- a CDS encoding replicative helicase loader/inhibitor → MNREKVYEVLKLLSEAYPTFDFDQGKINTWTRLLKDQNPAVIMKNAEQYAIENKFAPSLSDLRENKREAYTNDFLKKLDQWEREAIGHKP, encoded by the coding sequence ATGAATAGAGAAAAAGTCTATGAAGTTCTTAAATTATTAAGCGAGGCGTATCCAACTTTCGATTTTGATCAAGGGAAAATCAACACCTGGACAAGGTTATTAAAAGACCAAAACCCAGCAGTGATCATGAAAAATGCAGAACAATATGCAATTGAAAATAAATTCGCGCCAAGTCTATCTGATTTACGCGAGAACAAAAGGGAAGCATACACAAATGACTTTTTGAAGAAACTTGACCAATGGGAGCGTGAAGCGATTGGACACAAACCTTGA